A single window of Candidatus Obscuribacter sp. DNA harbors:
- a CDS encoding SGNH/GDSL hydrolase family protein, protein MKRKIIMSIVYTGLSITALFLAFIIYYNNLPREVEIKTHANSNAKQATKILFIGNSLTYGQDMPNLFVKIYRLLYSDAPLVVESATGPGFTLREHLSNDKTHEALKQYKWDYVILQEGTQSAYNRQHESLDSFRRLLKISKTPGCKPLGVMITADRGQFWWQARLSQFFRSVGQELAMPILPLGDVSSFSQIHHPDLNLHNPDDHHLSQAGSLLYACMVIRAIKAFPPATLADKISKTQPDPKDGLTAYQLTTLTTIAKILGEWDQEGANSPIYTQVSDDRQSSIGEYWLRHKKYDEAVNLYQQQNSAARKLFEDRPTAALGSSYWNLADAIIQQQKYGPKPAQISEIKRASDLLSTTIEIYKKSGAFNTDAIEDAEGYKRDLDEQFGIESSK, encoded by the coding sequence ATGAAACGAAAAATCATAATGAGCATAGTCTACACAGGACTATCAATCACAGCCTTGTTCCTTGCTTTTATTATCTACTACAACAATCTACCAAGAGAAGTAGAGATAAAAACTCACGCCAATAGTAATGCAAAACAAGCCACCAAGATTCTTTTCATTGGCAATAGCCTTACTTACGGCCAGGACATGCCAAATCTTTTTGTTAAGATCTATCGCCTGCTCTATAGTGATGCACCACTAGTGGTGGAGAGTGCAACCGGTCCAGGTTTTACACTGCGAGAACACCTCTCCAATGACAAGACTCATGAAGCTTTAAAGCAGTACAAATGGGACTATGTGATCTTACAGGAGGGCACTCAGTCCGCCTACAATCGTCAACATGAATCGCTTGATTCCTTTCGCCGACTGCTAAAAATAAGTAAAACACCTGGATGCAAACCCCTGGGTGTGATGATTACGGCAGACAGAGGACAATTTTGGTGGCAGGCGAGGCTCAGTCAATTTTTTCGTTCAGTTGGACAAGAGCTAGCCATGCCAATTTTGCCCCTGGGCGACGTAAGCTCTTTTAGTCAAATACATCACCCTGATCTTAATCTACACAATCCAGATGACCACCACCTCAGCCAGGCAGGCTCATTACTCTATGCCTGCATGGTTATTAGAGCAATAAAAGCATTCCCACCGGCTACTCTTGCAGATAAGATTTCCAAGACTCAGCCCGACCCCAAAGATGGTCTCACGGCATATCAACTGACCACACTCACAACAATAGCCAAAATCTTAGGGGAGTGGGATCAAGAAGGAGCAAACTCACCTATTTATACACAAGTATCTGACGATAGACAAAGCTCAATCGGAGAATACTGGTTACGCCACAAAAAATATGACGAAGCTGTCAATCTGTATCAACAGCAAAATTCAGCAGCCCGAAAGTTATTCGAAGACAGACCAACGGCAGCACTTGGTTCCAGTTACTGGAATTTGGCAGATGCAATTATTCAACAGCAAAAGTATGGACCCAAACCGGCACAAATATCGGAAATAAAGCGTGCTAGCGACTTGCTTAGTACCACAATTGAGATTTACAAAAAGAGTGGCGCCTTTAATACTGATGCAATCGAAGACGCTGAAGGATACAAGCGAGATCTTGATGAGCAGTTTGGCATTGAATCGAGCAAATGA
- a CDS encoding class I SAM-dependent methyltransferase, which produces MPDNHYTSAKLAALYDYDSPWSEDRDFYLALADRDKMDILDLGCGTGLICDRYAAAGHNVTGVDPAAAMLDVARTKPHGPKIEWIEANAQDFKSDKRFDLIIMTGHAFQVLVDDHEITAAFANIANHLKSGGRFVFESRNPDWDWASDWIYTMDLVAPGGTVKESRHLKSFDGNIMTFDLSYQFSDETLTSHSVLRFLTAPDITSRLKAHGMPVSLLFGDWDGSPFDQARSKEMIFIASR; this is translated from the coding sequence TTGCCAGACAATCACTACACTAGCGCTAAACTTGCAGCGCTCTATGACTACGACAGCCCCTGGTCTGAGGACAGAGACTTTTATCTAGCTCTGGCAGACAGAGACAAAATGGACATACTCGATCTCGGCTGCGGCACTGGACTGATTTGCGACAGGTATGCAGCAGCCGGTCATAATGTTACAGGTGTAGATCCAGCCGCGGCGATGCTCGACGTGGCCAGGACAAAACCACACGGTCCAAAAATCGAATGGATTGAAGCAAACGCGCAAGACTTCAAGTCGGACAAGCGCTTTGATCTAATCATCATGACTGGTCATGCCTTCCAGGTACTAGTGGATGACCATGAAATAACTGCTGCCTTTGCCAACATAGCAAATCACCTAAAGTCTGGTGGCAGGTTTGTATTTGAGTCACGCAACCCTGACTGGGACTGGGCTAGTGATTGGATCTATACAATGGATCTGGTTGCGCCAGGCGGCACAGTAAAAGAATCAAGACATTTAAAAAGCTTTGACGGCAACATCATGACTTTTGATCTCTCTTATCAATTTAGCGATGAGACACTTACATCGCATAGCGTACTGCGCTTTTTGACAGCACCGGATATCACATCAAGACTTAAGGCGCACGGCATGCCAGTCTCACTACTATTCGGTGACTGGGATGGCTCCCCATTTGATCAAGCCAGATCAAAAGAAATGATCTTTATCGCATCACGTTAA
- a CDS encoding tetratricopeptide repeat protein, with protein MFLALLSGKLWSHKATITLATTLLLSSCSLTPASADVLKATQYFTVANKYMNQGDYKTAAKTFEQSIAEYNVPGFEKFKSLAVNGLGIAHWRMGLYPQAEKLFRQSLELTRMSGGANTTEYGATLNNLALMLQLQSQYIEAETLFKQAQSIYKSKGDANEAYCLSNLAGLYQDQGLYSKAEDLYNQALTMTVASGDEEQVATTLNDMGTLYRDQDMYEEAERYFKRALAKIEKLSGNQSSTYAIIAGNLAKTYARQGRYDEATPLQLASLKTKERTLGADHPMVATGLVSLAEIDLDQGRLKEAHEKLENALTIRQAKLGQSPDTAEVIDLLGQVAMKQNDAKQAQIYFKQALTIREDSLGTGNALTGKSKMLLGEALVTQKLYPEAESLYKQAIDVNSRTFGRESARVALDYDKLATLYSKMGKQAEADKAADTALQIKRKLPGGARLKRTQPVATGTTQTANPPTTKPTAIAPATLPAEPLTGTTKPPTIATTTTPTSTAPGDKWALVVGISNYQDTTLNLKYSAKDARDFYDYLLQDGHFKSDHAKLLVDSDASRENIMSLLGDSWLPKTVKPNDLVVLYVSSHGSPSEMDVKGENYLVVFDTKKDKLYATGISMQELIDKIKRRINTDRVLIVLDACHSGATRDGAKGLYKAQNFDSETITQGSGQMVICSSSPDQASWESKNYPNGVFTRQLIEALKQQKSIAQAYNQLKDKVQDEVLRDRGQVQTPELKNAWKGGDLQLAQ; from the coding sequence TTGTTTTTAGCACTTCTATCAGGCAAATTATGGTCGCACAAAGCGACAATTACTCTTGCTACAACTCTACTTTTAAGTAGCTGCAGCTTAACGCCTGCCAGCGCCGATGTGCTTAAGGCTACTCAGTATTTTACTGTGGCCAACAAATACATGAACCAGGGCGACTACAAAACCGCTGCCAAAACCTTTGAACAGTCGATAGCCGAATACAACGTACCTGGCTTTGAAAAATTCAAGTCTCTGGCGGTCAACGGGCTGGGTATAGCGCACTGGCGCATGGGGCTCTATCCGCAAGCCGAAAAGCTCTTCCGCCAATCGCTGGAACTGACACGCATGAGCGGCGGCGCCAATACAACAGAATACGGTGCCACACTGAACAATTTGGCTTTGATGTTGCAGCTACAATCGCAGTACATAGAGGCTGAGACCCTCTTTAAGCAAGCACAATCGATTTACAAGTCAAAAGGTGATGCCAATGAAGCCTACTGCCTCAGCAATCTAGCTGGACTCTATCAAGACCAAGGTCTCTATAGCAAAGCAGAGGATCTCTACAACCAGGCTCTTACCATGACGGTAGCAAGCGGGGATGAAGAGCAAGTGGCAACTACCTTAAATGATATGGGTACTTTGTACCGCGATCAAGACATGTACGAAGAAGCCGAGCGTTATTTTAAAAGAGCCCTGGCTAAAATCGAAAAACTCTCGGGCAACCAGTCCAGCACTTACGCGATCATTGCAGGTAACCTGGCTAAGACTTACGCCAGACAAGGTCGCTATGACGAAGCAACACCGCTACAACTAGCCAGCCTAAAGACCAAAGAGCGCACTCTAGGTGCGGATCATCCGATGGTGGCAACAGGACTGGTCTCACTAGCCGAAATAGATCTGGACCAAGGTCGCCTCAAAGAAGCTCACGAAAAGCTCGAAAATGCGCTAACCATAAGGCAGGCAAAACTGGGTCAATCTCCAGACACAGCCGAAGTAATTGACCTGCTTGGTCAAGTCGCAATGAAGCAAAACGACGCAAAGCAAGCACAAATTTACTTCAAACAAGCACTAACAATTAGAGAAGACAGCCTGGGCACGGGTAATGCCTTGACCGGCAAATCAAAAATGCTTTTGGGCGAAGCGCTGGTAACTCAAAAGCTCTACCCAGAAGCAGAAAGTCTCTACAAGCAAGCTATTGATGTTAACAGTCGCACCTTTGGCCGCGAAAGCGCAAGAGTGGCCCTGGATTATGACAAGCTAGCAACGCTATACAGCAAGATGGGCAAACAAGCAGAAGCGGATAAAGCTGCAGATACAGCCCTGCAAATCAAGCGCAAACTACCTGGTGGTGCCAGACTCAAACGCACACAGCCTGTAGCCACGGGCACCACGCAGACAGCCAACCCACCGACAACCAAGCCAACTGCTATAGCGCCAGCCACACTACCAGCGGAACCACTCACTGGGACCACAAAACCTCCAACAATTGCTACGACAACTACTCCCACAAGCACAGCCCCAGGCGACAAGTGGGCACTGGTAGTCGGTATAAGCAACTACCAGGACACTACACTCAATCTTAAATACTCAGCCAAAGATGCCAGAGACTTTTATGACTATTTGCTCCAGGATGGTCATTTTAAAAGTGACCACGCCAAACTGCTAGTGGATAGCGATGCTTCCCGCGAAAACATAATGTCCCTTTTGGGCGACTCCTGGCTGCCTAAAACAGTCAAGCCAAATGATCTCGTCGTACTCTACGTAAGTAGCCACGGCAGCCCATCGGAGATGGACGTCAAAGGCGAGAACTATCTAGTCGTTTTTGACACTAAAAAAGATAAGTTATACGCTACCGGCATATCGATGCAAGAGCTAATTGACAAAATCAAGCGTCGTATCAACACAGATCGCGTCTTAATCGTGCTCGACGCCTGCCACAGCGGCGCCACCAGAGACGGTGCCAAAGGTCTTTACAAAGCACAAAACTTTGACTCCGAAACAATCACCCAGGGCTCAGGTCAAATGGTCATTTGCTCAAGCTCGCCGGACCAGGCATCCTGGGAATCAAAGAACTATCCCAACGGAGTGTTTACAAGACAACTGATTGAAGCACTGAAACAACAAAAGTCAATTGCGCAAGCCTATAACCAGCTCAAAGACAAAGTGCAGGACGAAGTATTGCGCGATAGAGGTCAGGTACAAACACCTGAGCTCAAAAATGCCTGGAAGGGTGGCGACCTGCAACTGGCACAGTAA
- a CDS encoding transporter, whose amino-acid sequence MQSLVLINRGETLQWQPDALVCRNLGSKASAFMEYAGFFAEHKYPINLLHFGGVYKVTRHQQVDTRFGVGLNQSAPSVFAGLGYSFRIDDLF is encoded by the coding sequence ATGCAATCACTGGTATTAATAAACCGTGGTGAGACATTGCAATGGCAGCCTGACGCACTAGTCTGTCGTAATCTTGGCAGCAAGGCATCGGCTTTTATGGAGTATGCGGGCTTTTTTGCCGAGCATAAGTATCCCATCAATCTGCTACATTTTGGTGGCGTCTACAAAGTGACACGTCATCAGCAAGTTGACACCAGATTTGGTGTTGGGCTCAACCAGTCCGCACCTTCAGTCTTTGCGGGACTGGGTTACTCATTCAGGATAGATGATCTCTTTTAG
- a CDS encoding SpoIIE family protein phosphatase, translating into MDVSDAISLQVVDDSQVSQARRLIVKLAKDIGVNQSEMDKIALVITELATNLIKHSKSGGDIIAQGCRDSENIGLDVLCVDKGPGMDIGICIEDGYSTSGTMGTGLGAAKRMSSHFDIYSKPGTGTIINVRFWNNPVGKDDTLIGGLSVPITGELISGDKWQVERRDQTINCLLVDGLGHGFEACEAAIMAVKRFKENLHLPPSAILKAMHTSLRGSRGAVGAVAKIDLDRGLLHYSGLGNITGLVYNDSERKHLVSLNGTLGYENPKTLDVTVPWITGSVLVMHSDGISTRAGLDNQIILDQSAEIIAAWLYLYHSKKLDDSTILVVKDKW; encoded by the coding sequence ATGGATGTAAGTGACGCGATCAGCCTGCAGGTTGTTGATGATAGCCAGGTCAGCCAGGCCCGACGTCTCATAGTCAAATTGGCAAAAGATATCGGAGTGAATCAATCCGAGATGGACAAAATAGCTCTGGTAATCACCGAACTTGCTACCAATCTGATTAAACATAGTAAGTCTGGCGGAGACATTATCGCCCAGGGCTGTAGAGATTCCGAAAACATTGGTCTAGATGTGCTGTGCGTCGACAAAGGCCCAGGCATGGATATCGGTATATGTATTGAGGACGGTTACTCGACCAGCGGTACCATGGGCACCGGACTTGGTGCGGCAAAGCGCATGTCTAGTCACTTTGATATTTACTCAAAGCCAGGCACTGGCACAATCATCAACGTACGCTTTTGGAATAACCCTGTTGGCAAAGACGATACTTTAATTGGCGGATTATCCGTACCAATTACAGGAGAGCTAATCTCTGGAGACAAATGGCAAGTAGAACGCCGAGATCAAACAATCAACTGTTTACTGGTGGACGGGCTCGGACATGGATTTGAGGCTTGCGAAGCAGCCATAATGGCAGTCAAACGCTTCAAAGAAAATTTGCATCTACCTCCATCAGCAATTTTAAAGGCAATGCATACTTCACTTAGAGGGAGTCGAGGGGCGGTAGGAGCAGTAGCCAAAATCGATTTAGACAGAGGACTGTTGCACTACTCCGGGCTTGGTAATATCACCGGCTTAGTTTATAACGACTCAGAACGCAAACATCTTGTTTCTCTAAATGGCACGCTTGGTTACGAAAACCCCAAAACGCTTGACGTGACCGTACCATGGATCACAGGCAGTGTGCTGGTGATGCATTCAGATGGAATATCAACGAGGGCAGGACTAGATAATCAAATCATCCTAGATCAATCTGCCGAAATTATCGCCGCTTGGCTGTATCTATATCATTCAAAAAAGTTGGACGACTCTACGATACTAGTGGTAAAGGACAAGTGGTAG
- a CDS encoding anti-sigma regulatory factor has translation MHAADLGFSSLNQTKIVTAASELGRNAIEHGLGGGVKIERAQRDRVGLRLVFEDNGPGIPDIEQALVDGYTSKKGLGLGLSGSKRLMDEFEIAANAGGGTVITVTKWM, from the coding sequence ATGCACGCAGCTGATCTTGGCTTTTCTTCATTGAATCAAACTAAAATAGTCACCGCAGCCAGCGAGCTGGGTCGCAATGCAATTGAGCACGGACTTGGCGGCGGTGTCAAAATCGAGCGCGCTCAAAGAGACCGCGTCGGTCTGCGACTTGTATTTGAAGACAACGGACCCGGTATCCCCGACATTGAACAGGCGCTGGTGGACGGATACACGTCAAAAAAGGGACTGGGTCTTGGACTGAGCGGTTCTAAAAGACTGATGGATGAGTTTGAGATAGCGGCAAATGCTGGCGGTGGAACTGTGATAACGGTGACAAAATGGATGTAA
- a CDS encoding anti-sigma regulatory factor: protein MTIKSQEERAIANENDIADVRNSVKRIASLLNFSLVNQTKVITAASELARNVLEHGGGGNVLIQLIAESNRTGIRLLFADSGPGIADKEQALEDGFTTGKGMGLGLGGARRLMDEFEIQTPDGGGTTVVVSKWLDKP from the coding sequence ATGACCATCAAGTCCCAGGAAGAGCGTGCGATAGCCAACGAAAATGATATCGCTGATGTTAGAAACAGCGTTAAGCGCATCGCATCGCTACTAAACTTTAGTCTTGTCAATCAGACCAAAGTAATAACAGCGGCGAGCGAATTGGCACGCAATGTCCTGGAACACGGTGGAGGCGGCAATGTCCTCATACAGCTCATTGCTGAAAGTAATCGTACAGGCATACGCTTGCTCTTTGCGGACAGCGGTCCTGGTATTGCCGACAAAGAACAAGCTCTCGAAGATGGCTTTACAACGGGAAAAGGCATGGGTCTTGGACTGGGAGGCGCACGACGCTTGATGGATGAGTTTGAGATACAGACTCCTGATGGTGGCGGCACCACAGTCGTAGTTTCGAAATGGCTCGACAAGCCTTAG
- a CDS encoding STAS domain-containing protein, with protein MERIPILKLGEILLVTIQVDFHDRSALALQEDLTQKIVDYSSKGVLIDISALEMVDSFMGRVLGNIAKTSRLLDCNTVLVGMQPAIAITITELGITLKGIHTALTAEDGIELLNTLIQNGNNGQSKVFGKRRLYL; from the coding sequence ATGGAAAGAATACCAATACTAAAACTTGGTGAAATTCTACTTGTAACGATTCAGGTAGACTTCCATGACAGAAGCGCTCTGGCACTGCAAGAAGACCTGACGCAAAAGATTGTCGACTACTCTTCCAAGGGAGTGTTGATAGATATTTCCGCACTGGAAATGGTCGACTCATTTATGGGTCGAGTCCTGGGCAATATCGCTAAAACCTCACGTTTGCTGGATTGCAATACCGTCCTGGTAGGAATGCAGCCCGCCATCGCAATCACCATTACTGAATTAGGCATCACGCTCAAAGGTATCCACACAGCACTGACAGCTGAGGATGGCATAGAGCTTTTAAATACACTAATTCAAAATGGCAATAACGGTCAAAGCAAAGTGTTTGGCAAAAGGCGTCTATACCTATGA
- a CDS encoding STAS domain-containing protein → MTSETASPLAKILHDSRSEILDEWINQQLSDPERSRSVPETTIRSSSEEFIRLFEQGSEKGNLSDLTKPEWKDLQTMLTELSTSRAVQGSTPTETAKFIFSLKQPLFARLNARAGQTEANLIKQIVELSSLLDKLGLHTSEAYQQSREAIIRRQQREMMEMSTPVIKLWDGVLAVPLIGTLDSARTQIVMEALLQRIVETGSKVAILDITGVPTVDTQTAQHLMKTVAATRLMGADCIISGIRPQIAQTIVHLGIDIHDITTKATMADAIKEALTQGGWKVERKSEKATN, encoded by the coding sequence ATGACGAGCGAAACCGCATCTCCGCTGGCAAAGATATTGCATGATTCCAGGTCTGAAATACTTGATGAATGGATCAATCAACAATTGAGTGATCCAGAAAGATCCCGTTCGGTACCTGAGACTACAATTCGTAGCTCTTCAGAAGAATTCATTAGACTATTTGAACAAGGCAGCGAAAAAGGCAACCTTTCCGACCTAACAAAGCCAGAATGGAAAGATCTGCAAACCATGCTCACAGAGCTCTCGACGAGTAGAGCAGTACAGGGCTCAACGCCAACCGAAACAGCCAAATTTATTTTTTCGCTCAAGCAGCCTCTTTTTGCAAGGCTAAATGCTAGAGCTGGTCAAACAGAAGCCAACCTAATTAAACAAATCGTGGAACTATCTTCTCTTTTGGACAAGCTAGGTCTGCATACCTCCGAAGCGTATCAGCAAAGTCGCGAAGCAATCATCAGGCGTCAACAGCGAGAGATGATGGAGATGTCCACTCCTGTAATCAAACTCTGGGACGGTGTGCTGGCTGTGCCTCTTATTGGCACACTGGATAGCGCACGCACTCAAATCGTAATGGAAGCACTTTTGCAGCGTATCGTGGAGACAGGCTCAAAAGTAGCAATTCTCGACATAACAGGTGTACCAACAGTAGATACACAGACAGCACAACATCTGATGAAGACTGTGGCAGCAACAAGACTGATGGGTGCTGATTGCATCATCAGCGGTATCAGACCACAAATCGCTCAAACAATTGTCCACCTCGGTATCGACATCCACGATATCACCACAAAAGCGACTATGGCAGATGCCATCAAAGAAGCCCTGACACAGGGCGGATGGAAGGTAGAGCGAAAGTCTGAAAAAGCGACAAATTAG
- a CDS encoding aminotransferase class V-fold PLP-dependent enzyme, with the protein MHKLNLPLAFREQFPALANKTYFNFGGQGLLPQVALSAIIKAFEEVQRDGPFSVKMSHWLQDQLDMTRQALSKEFGGEAHCYAITQNVTEACNIAMWGLTWQNGDNLIITDCEHPSISDTSANLAARQGLELRVLPVKGQTTEQILESLSQLIDARTRLFAFSHVLWNTGVVLDIQSIANLCRAKGVLTLADGAQSAGAMALNLVQTGVDFYAVTGHKWLCGPEGTGCLYIAPAQLDKLQPTYMGWRHHMTGTTIGAERFEIATSAFPLLAGWREALALHQSAGDSAQRHAQIIDMSNYLKEELTRIGAQVIPSNRLSGLTSFTLPGKNHHDLSTALDSKHIMIRSIPEPECLRASVHYFTSQHDVDLLIKALTELKN; encoded by the coding sequence ATGCACAAACTCAATTTGCCGCTCGCTTTTAGAGAGCAGTTCCCCGCCCTAGCCAACAAGACATATTTTAATTTTGGTGGACAGGGACTACTGCCTCAAGTGGCACTAAGTGCCATTATCAAAGCCTTTGAAGAAGTGCAGCGAGATGGTCCATTTAGCGTCAAAATGTCGCACTGGTTGCAAGACCAATTAGACATGACCAGACAGGCTTTAAGTAAAGAATTTGGTGGTGAGGCGCACTGTTATGCCATCACCCAGAATGTCACCGAAGCCTGCAATATCGCCATGTGGGGACTGACCTGGCAAAACGGCGACAATTTGATCATCACTGATTGCGAGCACCCAAGTATTAGCGATACCTCTGCCAATCTGGCAGCGAGGCAGGGGCTTGAGCTGCGCGTCTTGCCAGTAAAGGGACAGACCACCGAACAGATACTTGAGAGCCTGAGCCAGTTAATCGATGCACGTACCAGACTCTTTGCCTTTAGTCATGTCCTCTGGAATACTGGAGTAGTACTGGACATCCAATCAATTGCCAACCTCTGTCGCGCAAAAGGCGTACTGACACTAGCTGACGGCGCTCAGTCAGCGGGCGCGATGGCACTTAATCTAGTGCAAACCGGTGTGGATTTTTATGCAGTCACAGGGCACAAATGGCTCTGCGGTCCAGAGGGTACAGGCTGTCTATATATAGCCCCCGCGCAATTGGACAAGCTCCAACCCACTTATATGGGATGGAGACACCATATGACCGGCACCACCATTGGTGCAGAGAGATTTGAGATTGCCACATCAGCATTCCCACTTTTGGCAGGATGGCGCGAGGCACTGGCCTTACATCAGTCTGCCGGCGACAGCGCGCAGAGACACGCACAGATAATCGATATGTCCAACTATCTAAAAGAAGAACTGACTAGAATCGGAGCACAGGTCATACCGAGCAACAGATTGTCAGGACTGACATCGTTTACCCTACCAGGCAAAAACCACCACGATCTATCCACGGCTCTCGATAGCAAACATATCATGATCCGCAGCATACCTGAGCCCGAATGCCTTAGAGCATCGGTGCATTACTTTACCAGTCAGCACGATGTTGACCTGTTAATAAAGGCATTAACTGAGCTAAAAAACTAA
- a CDS encoding GNAT family N-acetyltransferase, with protein sequence MLNQLQTPRLLLRHWEDTDIEPFVALNQDIEVMEFFPSTLSREQSLEMIGRIEGGFKTNGYGLWAAQLLDSREFIGFVGLNVPRFECHFTPCVEIGWRLARAYWGKGLATEAAHAALDAGFEMFGLSEIVSFTTVHNIRSRRVMEKIGMTRDPAEDFDHPMVTGPLQKHVLYRKSNLSG encoded by the coding sequence ATGCTCAATCAGCTTCAAACTCCACGCCTACTTTTGAGGCACTGGGAAGACACCGATATTGAGCCATTTGTAGCCCTCAATCAAGATATCGAAGTGATGGAATTTTTTCCCAGTACTCTCAGCCGTGAGCAAAGTCTGGAGATGATAGGGCGCATTGAGGGCGGCTTCAAAACTAACGGCTATGGTCTGTGGGCAGCGCAGTTGCTCGATAGCAGGGAGTTTATTGGCTTTGTCGGTTTAAATGTGCCGCGCTTTGAGTGTCACTTTACGCCCTGTGTGGAGATTGGTTGGCGTCTTGCCAGAGCCTACTGGGGCAAGGGGCTGGCTACTGAGGCGGCGCATGCCGCACTGGACGCCGGCTTTGAGATGTTTGGCTTGAGCGAGATTGTGAGCTTTACCACGGTGCACAACATCAGGTCCAGACGCGTCATGGAAAAAATCGGCATGACGAGAGATCCTGCCGAGGACTTTGACCATCCCATGGTGACAGGACCGCTGCAAAAGCATGTGCTTTATCGCAAGTCCAATCTATCAGGCTGA
- a CDS encoding serine/threonine protein kinase, translated as MSKVKDFANMREDQEKSQVFVPGKGTVPIPLSTLEPEPPQSTTAFYKTGDLVDGKYLVKGFLGEGGMGAVYKVHHQFLGIDLALKTFRSAKIDQEAWLRFQREAQAIGKLEHENIVRIYDFGITKEQMPFYTMELLQGEPLSDRIAGEGPLSLKEALRIFTRVASALTHAHHSGIVHRDIKPANIYVSAPNGTNQGIVKLVDFGIAKLASSKNQELTSVGLIFGSPLYMSPEQAMGGTIDHRTDIYSLGCTIVECLTEKLHLKEAQ; from the coding sequence TTGTCAAAGGTAAAAGATTTCGCCAATATGCGCGAGGACCAGGAAAAATCACAAGTCTTTGTGCCCGGTAAAGGCACCGTGCCAATACCGCTGAGCACCCTTGAGCCAGAGCCGCCCCAGAGCACCACGGCCTTTTACAAGACTGGGGATTTAGTTGATGGCAAATATCTCGTCAAAGGCTTTTTGGGCGAAGGCGGCATGGGCGCTGTCTACAAAGTGCACCATCAGTTTTTGGGCATTGACTTAGCTCTTAAGACTTTTCGCTCTGCCAAAATCGATCAGGAAGCCTGGCTGAGATTTCAAAGAGAAGCACAGGCTATCGGTAAACTCGAGCACGAAAACATCGTGCGCATTTACGACTTTGGTATCACAAAAGAGCAAATGCCTTTTTATACCATGGAGCTACTCCAGGGAGAGCCGCTCAGCGACCGCATCGCCGGTGAAGGACCGCTCTCACTAAAAGAAGCGCTGCGCATATTTACGAGGGTGGCGAGTGCTCTCACTCACGCCCACCACTCTGGCATCGTGCACCGAGATATCAAGCCAGCCAACATCTATGTCAGCGCCCCCAATGGCACAAATCAAGGCATTGTCAAACTGGTGGATTTTGGTATCGCAAAATTAGCCAGCAGCAAAAACCAGGAGCTAACAAGCGTCGGACTCATATTTGGCAGCCCGCTCTATATGAGCCCGGAGCAGGCCATGGGTGGCACCATCGATCATCGCACCGACATCTACAGCCTGGGCTGCACTATCGTAGAATGTTTGACCGAAAAACTCCATTTGAAGGAAGCACAATAA